A stretch of the Perca fluviatilis chromosome 17, GENO_Pfluv_1.0, whole genome shotgun sequence genome encodes the following:
- the LOC120545741 gene encoding tripartite motif-containing protein 16-like, translated as MEQKGVQLDRETFSCSICLDLLKEPVTTPCGHSYCMNCIKSHWDVEDHKYSYSCPQCRKTFTPRPVLLKNTMLADLVEELKKTGLQAAPADHCYAGAEDVACDVCTGRKLKAHKSCLICLVSYCEKHLQCHYNVAPLKKHKLVEPSKKLQENVCSRHDEVMKIFCRSDQQLICYLCLMDEHKGHDTVSAAAEAAERQRELEGSRQNIQQRIQDREKDVKLLQQQVEAINLSADKAVEDSEKIFTELIRLLEKRSSDVKQQVRSQQKSEVSRVKDLQEKLEQEITELKRRDAELKKLSHTEDHNQFLHNYPSLSPLSQSTSSIHILPLSCFEDVTAAMSEVRDELQDVLREEWTNVSLTGTEVDVLLPQPEPKTRAGFLKYSREITLDPNTAYTWLLLSEGNRKATVMSQHQSYSSHPDRFTEECQVLSRESLTGRCYWEVEMRGEEGGGVKVAVAYKNIRRTGRSDECVFGFNDKSWGLDCNNKSYLFWSNDVQTPVSDPESSKVVVYLDHSAGILSFYSVSETMTLLHRVQTTFTQPLYAGLLVNGCNGASTELCKLK; from the coding sequence ATGGAgcagaaaggagttcagctggaccgggaaaccttctcttgttccatctgtctggatctactgaaggagCCGGTGActactccctgtggacacagctactgcatgaactgtattaaaagccactggGATGTAGAGGATCATAAGTACAGCTACAGCTGTCCTCAGTGCAGGAAGACgttcacaccgaggcctgtcctgctgaaaaacaccatgttagcagatttagtggaggagctgaagaagactggactccaagctgctcctgctgatcactgctatgctggagctgaagatgtggcctgtgatgtctgcaccgGGAGAAAACTCAAAGCTCACAAGTCCTGTCTGATCTGTCTTGTCTCTTACTGTGAGAAACACCTTCAATGTCATTATAATGTAGCTCCattaaagaaacacaagctggtggagccgtccaagaagctccaggagaacgtctgctctcgtcatgatgaggtgatgaagattTTCTGTCGTAGtgatcagcagcttatctgttatctctgcttaatggatgaacataaaggccacgacacagtctcagctgcagcagaggcagctgagaggcagagagagctcgaggggagtcgacaaaacatccagcagagaatccaggacagagagaaagatgtgaagctgcttcaacagcaggTGGAAGCCATCAATCTCTCTgctgataaagcagtggaggacagcgagaagatcttcactgagctgatccgtctcctggagaaaagaagctcggatgtgaagcagcaggtcagatcccagcagaaaagtgaagtgagtcgagtcaaagatcttcaggagaagctggagcaggagatcactgagctgaagaggagagacgctgagctgaagaagctctcgcacacagaggatcacaaccagtttctacacaactacccctcactgtcaccactcagccaatcaacatccagcatccatatccttcctctgagctgctttgaggacgtgacagcggccatgtcagaagtcagagatgaACTACAGGACGTCCTGAGAGAAGAGTGGACAAACgtctcactgacagggactgaagtggacgttttactgccacaaccagagcccaagaccagagctggattcttaaaatattcacgtgaaatcacactggatccaaacacagcatACACATGgctgttattatctgaggggaacaggaaagcaacaGTAATGAGTCAACATCAAtcttattctagtcacccagacagattcactgAAGAGTgtcaggtcctgagtagagagagtctgactggacgttgttactgggaggtggagatgagaggagaagaaggaggaggagttaaagtagcagtcgcatacaagaatatcagAAGAACAGGGAGGTCGGATGAATGTGTTTTTGGATTCAATGACAAATCTTGGGGGTTAGATTGTAACAacaaaagttatttattttggtCCAACGATGTCCAAACTCCCGTCTCAGATCCTGAGTCCTCCAAGGTAgtagtgtacctggatcacagtgcaggtattttgtccttctacagcgtctctgaaaccatgactctcctccacagagtccagaccacattcactcagccacTCTATGCTGGACTTCTGGTTAATGGTTGTAATGGAGCCTCTactgagttgtgtaaactgaaatag